The proteins below are encoded in one region of Elusimicrobiota bacterium:
- the sufS gene encoding Cysteine desulfurase SufS, whose translation MNFSSVRKDFPLLSRVINGKPVAYLDSASTTQKPQAVIDALTRFYQHTNANIHRGVYAMAEESTALYENTRKRVAQFIHAPHSDSVIFTRNTTESINLAAHSWARKHLKAGDEILVTDLEHHANFVPWYMLSKERGVVLKSIPIDSSTQIDMEAYEKLLTPRVKLVAATAMSNVLGTITPAQQMASLAHRNGALFLLDGAQSVPHMTTDVQTLDCDFLAFSAHKMLGPTGVGVLWVRENILKTMDPFMGGGEMINTVSIEKTTWAEPPLKFEAGTSNYADTAVFSTALDYLEGLGMPSIRQHEKELVGYALEKLSAIPDITVYGPKDPEKQGGAISFNHKVVHSHDVGSILGEEGVAIRVGHHCAQPLMKVLGTSSTARASFYVYSTKEDVDALVRGLNRVNEVFGLKSTRGS comes from the coding sequence ATGAACTTTTCATCTGTTCGTAAAGATTTTCCTCTTTTGTCCCGTGTCATTAATGGGAAGCCTGTTGCGTATTTGGACAGCGCCTCGACCACCCAAAAACCCCAAGCTGTCATAGACGCTTTGACTCGATTCTACCAACACACCAACGCCAATATTCATCGGGGGGTCTATGCGATGGCGGAAGAATCCACCGCGCTTTATGAAAACACCCGAAAGCGGGTGGCTCAATTCATTCACGCGCCCCATTCCGATTCCGTTATTTTTACACGTAACACCACGGAGTCCATTAATTTGGCCGCTCATTCATGGGCGAGAAAACACCTCAAAGCGGGCGATGAAATTTTGGTGACAGATCTTGAGCATCATGCCAACTTTGTTCCCTGGTATATGCTCTCAAAAGAGCGGGGTGTTGTTCTTAAATCGATTCCAATCGACTCAAGCACGCAGATTGATATGGAAGCCTATGAGAAACTTTTAACTCCGCGCGTTAAGTTGGTGGCGGCCACGGCCATGTCCAATGTGTTGGGAACGATCACTCCGGCTCAGCAGATGGCGTCCTTGGCGCATCGCAACGGAGCCCTCTTTCTATTGGACGGGGCTCAATCTGTTCCGCACATGACAACGGATGTGCAAACCCTCGATTGTGATTTTCTTGCTTTTTCCGCGCACAAAATGTTGGGGCCCACGGGGGTGGGTGTGTTGTGGGTGCGTGAGAATATTTTGAAAACGATGGACCCGTTTATGGGAGGCGGTGAAATGATCAACACGGTATCGATCGAAAAGACCACCTGGGCCGAACCTCCTCTTAAGTTTGAGGCTGGCACCTCCAACTATGCTGATACCGCCGTTTTTTCAACCGCGTTGGATTATTTGGAAGGTTTGGGGATGCCCTCTATTCGCCAACACGAAAAAGAATTGGTGGGCTATGCCTTGGAAAAGCTCTCTGCCATTCCCGACATAACGGTGTATGGACCCAAGGATCCGGAGAAACAAGGAGGAGCCATTTCTTTTAATCACAAGGTGGTTCACTCTCATGATGTGGGATCGATCTTGGGTGAAGAAGGGGTGGCGATTCGGGTGGGGCACCATTGCGCTCAGCCGCTCATGAAAGTTTTGGGCACCTCTTCTACCGCCCGAGCCAGTTTTTATGTTTACTCCACCAAAGAGGATGTGGACGCGCTTGTTCGCGGGCTCAATCGCGTGAACGAAGTATTTGGGCTAAAAAGCACGAGGGGTTCATGA
- the bphA3 gene encoding Biphenyl 2,3-dioxygenase, ferredoxin component → MSSLEKVGQKKDFKDLALTAVQVGDKKICVARAGDTFYAFEDRCSHAQVLLSRGDLEQEEVVCPLHGARFSIATGQALTPPAVRPIQTYEVKIQGDDILVEL, encoded by the coding sequence ATGAGCTCGTTGGAAAAAGTCGGTCAAAAAAAAGATTTTAAGGATTTGGCGCTCACGGCCGTTCAAGTGGGCGATAAAAAAATCTGTGTGGCTCGAGCGGGCGACACCTTTTATGCCTTTGAGGATCGCTGTAGTCACGCCCAGGTCCTGCTATCAAGGGGCGATTTGGAACAAGAGGAAGTGGTGTGTCCGCTTCACGGCGCGAGGTTTTCCATCGCCACTGGCCAGGCTTTGACTCCCCCCGCGGTTCGACCCATTCAAACCTATGAGGTGAAAATTCAAGGCGACGACATTCTGGTCGAATTATGA
- a CDS encoding hypothetical protein (UPF0051 protein SA0778) yields MKPVISSELTISSLTAFSQEWREPAWVLQLRLKALQNFESLPWPDERDEKWKRTGLKDLNWEKLPLLSGFSFGSQLELSVELREQGVAWFSLEEAIKLNSERLEKAWAHAIERASKNKFLSLTLALANAGGCLVVPKGLVVKSPLHLPREWKKSSSAAFPLNFIFVEEAAEVSVWEELENSESNDFSFVSSYTLVDLKENAKASLTFLQEWNERTWHFQFQEVTQAAFSKFNAVAVSMGGHVFHNEATLHLLGQGAENKILGVNFGGGAQTFENWITQRHEAPRTISDIQYRGALKGAAKSFFSGLVSITKEAQQSDAYQSAKSLLLSTSARADAIPNLEILADDVKCSHGAAVGPVDEEQKYYLQTRGISPTQAEEIIIQGFFEPVIAEVPSPQVQDKLRTFIEEKLRK; encoded by the coding sequence ATGAAACCTGTTATTTCATCTGAATTAACCATATCTTCTCTCACCGCTTTTTCTCAAGAGTGGAGGGAACCCGCCTGGGTTCTTCAATTGCGTCTGAAAGCGCTACAAAACTTTGAGTCTCTTCCTTGGCCTGATGAAAGAGACGAAAAATGGAAACGAACGGGGCTGAAAGATTTGAATTGGGAAAAGCTTCCATTGCTTTCCGGCTTTTCATTTGGCAGCCAATTGGAATTGTCTGTGGAACTCCGGGAACAAGGTGTCGCCTGGTTTTCGCTTGAAGAGGCAATAAAGTTGAATTCAGAACGTCTTGAAAAGGCATGGGCCCATGCCATCGAACGAGCCAGTAAAAACAAATTTCTTTCTTTGACTTTGGCTTTGGCCAATGCCGGTGGTTGTTTGGTGGTTCCCAAGGGATTGGTGGTTAAATCCCCCCTCCACTTGCCGAGAGAATGGAAGAAGTCATCTTCGGCCGCTTTTCCTTTGAACTTTATTTTTGTGGAGGAGGCCGCGGAAGTGTCGGTATGGGAGGAACTCGAAAATTCTGAATCCAATGATTTTTCTTTCGTTTCCAGTTACACCTTGGTCGATCTCAAAGAGAACGCCAAAGCCTCGCTTACCTTTCTTCAAGAGTGGAATGAAAGGACCTGGCATTTTCAATTCCAGGAAGTGACCCAGGCGGCCTTCAGCAAATTCAATGCGGTAGCGGTTTCCATGGGGGGGCACGTTTTTCACAATGAGGCCACGCTGCACCTTCTGGGCCAAGGAGCTGAAAATAAAATATTGGGAGTCAATTTTGGGGGAGGCGCTCAAACCTTTGAAAATTGGATCACCCAACGCCATGAGGCGCCCAGGACCATCAGCGATATTCAATACCGCGGCGCCTTAAAAGGGGCTGCCAAATCATTTTTTTCTGGATTGGTTTCCATTACGAAAGAAGCGCAACAGTCGGATGCCTATCAATCGGCCAAAAGCCTTTTACTTTCAACCTCGGCCCGGGCTGATGCAATTCCCAATCTGGAAATTCTGGCGGATGATGTGAAGTGTTCGCATGGAGCCGCTGTGGGACCTGTGGATGAAGAACAAAAGTACTATCTTCAGACGCGGGGAATTTCCCCCACCCAAGCGGAGGAAATTATTATTCAGGGTTTTTTTGAGCCCGTGATCGCGGAGGTTCCCTCCCCTCAGGTTCAAGACAAATTAAGGACTTTCATCGAAGAAAAATTGCGGAAATGA
- a CDS encoding hypothetical protein (UPF0051 protein SA0778) yields MAQKTNLAPKDYKYGFHDEAHNVFDSGKGLTKRIVEEMSAMKGEPSWMLKFRLKALEVYNSKPMPTWGNVGLLGELDFQNIHYYVKPSEKTEKSWEEVPEGVKKTFDRLGIPEAERKFLAGVTAQYESEVVYHSIRADLEKQGVLFLGMDDAVKQHPDIVQKYFSRVIPIGDNKFSALNSAVWSGGSFIYVPKNVHVEIPLQAYFRINSENMGQFERTLIITDEGSDVHYIEGCTAPTYSSDSLHSAVVELVALPGSKIRYTTIQNWSNNVYNLVTKRAVAYEDAAVEWIDGNIGSKLTMKYPAVYLMGKGARGEVLSIAYAGKGQHQDAGAKMVHVAPHTTSTILSKSISRDGGRTSYRGLLRVEPGAEGARANVRCDALLMDEASRSDTYPTMEINEKNVSVGHEATVSKVGEEQMFYLMSRGLKEQEAQSMIVNGFIEPFVRELPMEYAVELNRLMQLEMEGSIG; encoded by the coding sequence ATGGCTCAAAAAACAAATCTGGCGCCAAAAGATTACAAATACGGTTTTCATGATGAAGCCCACAATGTATTCGACTCGGGCAAAGGTTTAACCAAACGCATTGTGGAGGAAATGTCCGCCATGAAGGGAGAACCTTCCTGGATGCTCAAATTCCGTTTAAAGGCTTTGGAGGTTTACAACAGCAAACCCATGCCTACTTGGGGAAATGTGGGGTTGTTGGGGGAGCTCGACTTTCAGAACATTCATTATTACGTGAAGCCCAGCGAGAAAACTGAAAAAAGTTGGGAGGAGGTTCCAGAAGGGGTGAAAAAAACTTTTGACCGTTTGGGAATCCCTGAGGCGGAACGGAAGTTTTTGGCCGGTGTGACGGCCCAATATGAATCGGAGGTTGTCTATCACTCCATACGGGCCGATTTGGAAAAACAAGGTGTTCTGTTCCTCGGGATGGATGATGCGGTTAAACAACATCCGGATATCGTTCAGAAATATTTCAGTCGGGTCATACCCATTGGGGACAACAAATTTTCAGCGCTGAACTCAGCGGTGTGGTCGGGCGGGAGTTTTATCTATGTCCCCAAAAATGTTCATGTGGAAATTCCTCTTCAGGCTTATTTCCGAATCAATTCCGAAAACATGGGCCAATTTGAACGGACCCTCATTATTACCGATGAAGGTTCCGATGTTCATTACATTGAGGGCTGCACCGCTCCGACCTATTCGAGCGACTCTTTGCATTCAGCTGTGGTGGAATTGGTGGCTTTGCCGGGTTCTAAGATTCGCTATACAACCATTCAGAACTGGTCCAACAACGTCTACAATTTGGTGACCAAGCGGGCCGTTGCCTATGAAGATGCTGCGGTGGAATGGATTGATGGAAACATTGGTTCCAAACTGACCATGAAATATCCGGCTGTTTATTTGATGGGCAAGGGCGCGCGCGGCGAAGTCCTCTCCATTGCCTACGCGGGCAAAGGCCAACATCAAGACGCGGGCGCGAAAATGGTTCACGTGGCCCCGCACACCACCTCGACAATTCTCTCGAAATCTATTTCTCGCGATGGCGGTCGCACTTCTTACAGAGGACTTCTTCGTGTGGAGCCGGGAGCGGAGGGCGCCCGGGCCAATGTGCGTTGCGACGCGCTTTTGATGGACGAGGCCTCACGATCGGACACCTATCCCACCATGGAGATCAATGAGAAGAATGTATCGGTGGGCCATGAAGCGACCGTGTCCAAGGTGGGCGAGGAGCAAATGTTTTATCTGATGAGCCGTGGTCTCAAGGAGCAGGAGGCTCAATCCATGATTGTGAATGGATTCATCGAGCCTTTTGTTCGCGAACTTCCGATGGAATACGCTGTTGAGTTGAACCGTCTCATGCAACTTGAGATGGAAGGTTCCATCGGATAA
- the sufC gene encoding Vegetative protein 296 gives MENNVLIDIQNLHASVDNKPILKGVNLTIRRGEVHAIMGPNGSGKSTLSNVLMGHPKYTVTQGKVFFKGEDLLALSVDERARKGLFLGFQYPLSIPGVPVSKFLRMSMTAVRGRDIPIIEFRNAFKQKMELLGISDSFSGRYINEGFSGGEKKRHEILQLALLEPEMAILDETDSGLDIDALKVVSSGIEKTRSPERGILLITHYQRILNYVTPDFIHVLADGQIIKSGGKELAAELETRGYDWLLSAAKH, from the coding sequence ATGGAAAACAATGTTCTAATTGATATTCAAAATTTGCATGCCTCGGTTGACAACAAACCAATTTTGAAGGGCGTGAATCTGACCATTCGGCGCGGTGAAGTTCACGCCATTATGGGTCCAAATGGATCAGGCAAGTCCACGTTGTCGAATGTTTTGATGGGGCATCCCAAATACACGGTCACACAAGGGAAAGTTTTCTTTAAAGGCGAAGATCTCTTGGCGTTGTCGGTCGATGAAAGAGCCCGCAAAGGGTTGTTTCTTGGATTCCAATATCCCCTCTCCATTCCGGGTGTGCCTGTCTCCAAATTTTTGCGAATGAGCATGACGGCGGTGCGCGGCCGAGATATTCCCATCATCGAATTTCGAAATGCTTTTAAACAGAAGATGGAACTCTTGGGGATCAGTGATAGTTTTTCTGGACGCTATATCAATGAAGGGTTTTCAGGTGGAGAGAAAAAACGACACGAGATTTTACAATTGGCTTTGCTTGAACCTGAGATGGCCATATTGGACGAAACAGATTCCGGATTGGATATTGACGCGCTGAAAGTGGTGTCGAGCGGAATTGAAAAAACCCGGTCTCCCGAAAGAGGCATCTTGCTGATTACCCACTATCAGCGGATTTTAAATTACGTCACGCCGGACTTTATTCACGTGCTCGCTGACGGACAAATTATTAAGTCGGGTGGAAAAGAATTGGCGGCCGAGTTGGAAACCAGAGGATACGACTGGCTTCTCTCCGCGGCGAAACATTAG
- the iscR gene encoding HTH-type transcriptional regulator IscR, translated as MMKVSTKSTYAIRALIQLAREGGAVPVPLSNIADRQHIPLPFLEQIFSKLRRAGLVFSLRGPQGGYKLAKEPNKISLHEIISHLEGPIDPVLCTMPENRTPTCHEVEGCLSRFLCNELDGELSRVLSKNTLDTFVGQAERMHH; from the coding sequence ATGATGAAAGTATCCACCAAATCAACCTATGCGATTCGAGCTCTCATTCAGTTGGCCCGCGAAGGCGGGGCGGTTCCGGTTCCTCTCTCCAACATTGCGGATCGCCAACACATTCCGCTCCCGTTTTTAGAACAAATTTTTTCTAAACTCCGTCGGGCCGGTTTGGTTTTCTCTCTACGCGGTCCCCAGGGTGGGTACAAACTGGCCAAGGAGCCAAATAAAATTTCCCTTCATGAAATTATCAGTCACTTGGAGGGACCGATCGATCCTGTTTTGTGCACCATGCCCGAAAATCGCACACCGACCTGCCATGAAGTCGAAGGATGTCTGAGCCGATTTCTTTGTAACGAACTCGATGGCGAGCTTTCGCGAGTTTTGTCAAAAAATACCCTCGATACATTCGTGGGACAAGCTGAACGGATGCACCATTAA
- the murC gene encoding UDP-N-acetylmuramate--L-alanine ligase, protein MFKKIKRIHFIGIGGSGMSGIAEVLLKLGYYVSGSDASRNAVTLRLESLGAHIALGHAAQHVTGADVVVTSTAISKTNPEVKAALKSNIPVIPRIEMLAEIARLKYTIAVGGTHGKTTTTSLVGQILKVAGLDPTVIVGGRLKAVGTGGVLGNGDFLVAEADESDGSFLKLTPTLAIVTNIDNDHLDYYKNMENLEEAFATFANHIPFYGATYLCGEDAGVKRIVPKLNRRCLFYGFKSSFDLWAANIELNERGSRFTVVQKGKTLGSVELPLSGKHNILNALAAIAVALHIDIPFHVIAEALYQFEGVGRRIEIKGETQGVMVVDDYGHHPTEIKATLGAIKSRWPNRRLVALFQPHRYTRTQILAKQFAAALQGADYLFLMPIYAAGEKPIKGISTQSIAHHLNKKNFGLWSWDKPISELSSQLKSGDIFLTLGAGDVWKVGEEFLKENESLFNQLSKAFPQFGSRLKAEEPLNRHSTWGIGGPAECFIETHTFLELQSLYKWCKEKHHPFFILGWGSNVLLPDQGLRGVVARLRGEFENIEFNGNNVHVGAGVHLPKLAKACVQKGLEGVEALAGVPGTVGGALMTNAGTPRGVIGDVLSSVHILTPEGEITTLRRHQIDLKYRSSSLMGHWVISAELSLRPSTNGQAAQRLKEELALREKTQPLGTKNVGSVFRNPNGDFAARLIEASGLKGKTFGKMRFSPKHANFIENTGGATAKNALELILLAQTTVKEKFNIDLHPEVIVVTQPKPL, encoded by the coding sequence ATGTTCAAGAAAATTAAGCGTATCCATTTTATTGGGATTGGCGGCAGCGGAATGAGCGGTATTGCCGAGGTGTTGCTCAAGTTGGGTTATTATGTCTCGGGAAGTGACGCTTCCAGAAACGCCGTGACTCTCCGACTTGAAAGTCTGGGCGCCCATATCGCATTGGGGCATGCGGCCCAACATGTCACAGGGGCCGATGTGGTGGTGACCTCCACCGCCATTTCCAAAACCAACCCGGAGGTCAAAGCGGCTCTTAAATCCAATATTCCCGTGATCCCTCGAATTGAGATGCTTGCTGAAATTGCCCGCCTCAAATACACCATCGCGGTGGGCGGAACTCACGGAAAAACCACCACCACCTCGCTTGTTGGGCAAATTCTTAAGGTCGCGGGCTTGGATCCCACCGTCATTGTGGGGGGACGCCTTAAGGCAGTCGGAACGGGGGGTGTCCTGGGAAATGGCGATTTCCTGGTCGCAGAAGCGGATGAATCAGATGGCTCTTTTCTCAAACTCACGCCCACCTTGGCCATCGTTACCAACATTGATAATGACCATTTGGACTATTACAAAAACATGGAGAATCTTGAGGAAGCCTTTGCCACTTTCGCCAATCACATCCCCTTTTATGGCGCCACCTATCTCTGCGGAGAAGATGCGGGAGTTAAAAGGATCGTCCCCAAATTGAATCGACGATGTCTTTTCTATGGTTTTAAATCCTCCTTTGATCTCTGGGCCGCGAATATTGAACTCAATGAACGAGGGTCCCGTTTCACTGTTGTTCAAAAAGGAAAAACACTGGGCTCCGTGGAACTGCCGCTTTCGGGAAAACACAACATTCTTAACGCCCTGGCCGCGATTGCGGTAGCGCTGCACATCGATATCCCATTTCACGTCATTGCGGAAGCTCTGTATCAATTTGAGGGCGTGGGTCGTCGCATAGAGATCAAGGGAGAAACTCAAGGCGTCATGGTGGTGGATGATTATGGTCATCACCCCACTGAAATAAAGGCGACCCTTGGCGCCATCAAATCGCGTTGGCCCAATAGACGGTTGGTGGCTTTGTTTCAACCTCACCGATACACCCGCACGCAAATACTGGCCAAACAATTTGCAGCGGCTTTGCAGGGCGCCGATTATCTTTTTCTTATGCCCATCTATGCCGCCGGCGAAAAACCCATCAAAGGAATCTCCACTCAATCCATAGCCCATCATCTTAATAAGAAAAATTTTGGCCTTTGGAGTTGGGACAAACCAATATCCGAACTGTCCTCCCAATTAAAATCCGGTGATATTTTTCTTACTCTAGGCGCCGGAGACGTCTGGAAAGTGGGGGAAGAATTTCTCAAAGAAAATGAATCTCTTTTCAACCAACTTTCAAAGGCTTTCCCTCAATTTGGGAGTCGGTTAAAAGCGGAAGAACCACTGAACCGTCATTCCACTTGGGGCATTGGCGGCCCAGCCGAATGTTTCATTGAAACACACACATTTCTAGAACTCCAATCCCTTTATAAATGGTGCAAAGAAAAGCACCACCCCTTTTTTATTTTGGGTTGGGGTTCCAATGTTTTATTGCCGGATCAAGGCCTTCGCGGCGTGGTGGCCCGTTTGAGGGGAGAATTTGAAAACATTGAATTTAATGGAAACAACGTTCACGTGGGGGCCGGGGTTCATCTTCCAAAACTCGCCAAGGCCTGTGTTCAAAAAGGACTCGAAGGAGTGGAAGCCTTAGCGGGAGTCCCTGGAACAGTTGGAGGAGCTTTGATGACCAACGCCGGCACACCCCGTGGCGTGATCGGAGACGTGTTAAGCTCAGTCCATATTCTCACGCCTGAAGGAGAGATCACAACTCTCCGGCGACACCAAATCGATTTAAAATACCGATCCAGCAGTTTGATGGGGCATTGGGTAATATCGGCGGAATTGTCTTTACGTCCATCGACGAATGGACAAGCCGCCCAACGATTGAAAGAAGAACTCGCGCTCCGTGAGAAAACCCAGCCTCTTGGCACCAAAAATGTAGGCTCGGTTTTCCGAAACCCAAACGGAGATTTCGCGGCCCGTTTGATTGAGGCGTCGGGGCTCAAAGGAAAAACATTCGGTAAAATGAGGTTCTCTCCCAAACACGCCAACTTCATTGAAAACACAGGTGGCGCCACCGCCAAAAATGCGCTTGAACTTATTTTATTGGCTCAAACCACCGTTAAAGAAAAGTTCAACATCGATCTTCATCCCGAAGTTATTGTGGTCACACAACCCAAACCGTTATGA
- the ddlB gene encoding D-alanine--D-alanine ligase B, whose translation MKNSLNWLKKHRVAVLKGGWSRERPISLKTGQAVEEGLKRLGIWGQGIDVQHNIEKILRQKKIQFCFIALHGTYGEDGGIQALLQSMKIPFTGCDSLASAVAMDKNISKRLFIDHYVPTAPWMVLSKNQPLTAVKAWLKKTPLFVKPVDQGSALGASRVNTPPQLIRALKNCFRFSDRALVEKLIQGRELTVGILGKKLLPVVEIIPEHGFYDFHSKYAAGGSRHLVPAPLPKKVALQAQNLAYEAFRSLRCSVYGRVDLLLDKAGIFFVLEVNTIPGMTPTSLLPDAAQAAGISFDQLILRICDLSLKARGVL comes from the coding sequence ATGAAGAACTCTCTCAATTGGCTCAAGAAACACCGCGTTGCGGTGCTTAAAGGGGGATGGTCCAGAGAACGGCCCATTTCACTAAAAACCGGTCAGGCCGTTGAAGAGGGACTTAAGCGGCTTGGGATTTGGGGCCAAGGCATTGATGTTCAACACAACATCGAAAAAATCTTGAGACAGAAGAAAATTCAATTTTGTTTTATCGCGCTTCATGGAACCTATGGAGAAGACGGCGGAATCCAAGCTTTGCTTCAATCCATGAAGATTCCCTTCACAGGCTGTGATTCATTGGCCAGCGCAGTGGCCATGGATAAAAACATTTCAAAACGGCTTTTTATCGATCATTATGTTCCCACCGCCCCGTGGATGGTGCTTTCGAAAAATCAACCTCTCACCGCAGTCAAGGCGTGGCTAAAGAAAACGCCTCTATTCGTTAAACCGGTTGATCAAGGATCCGCGCTGGGCGCATCACGAGTTAATACGCCCCCACAACTGATTCGCGCCTTAAAAAACTGTTTTCGTTTCTCCGATCGAGCTCTGGTCGAAAAACTTATTCAAGGGCGAGAATTAACGGTGGGTATTTTGGGCAAAAAATTATTGCCGGTCGTCGAAATAATTCCAGAACATGGCTTTTATGATTTTCATTCAAAGTACGCCGCCGGCGGATCCCGACATTTGGTACCAGCGCCCCTTCCCAAAAAAGTGGCCCTCCAAGCGCAAAATCTTGCTTACGAGGCTTTCCGTTCCCTCCGATGTTCAGTGTATGGCCGCGTGGACCTGTTGCTGGACAAAGCCGGAATTTTTTTCGTATTAGAAGTAAACACCATTCCTGGAATGACACCAACCTCACTATTGCCAGATGCGGCGCAAGCCGCTGGTATTTCTTTTGATCAGCTGATTCTTCGCATATGCGACCTCTCACTCAAAGCCAGGGGTGTTCTCTGA
- the ftsA_2 gene encoding Cell division protein FtsA — translation MSKAEILAGLDIGSGQLACTIGRRMPDQDQVEVIAATRQNCRGLKGGVVINIDETALAITHVVEAAEEMAKETVRDLIVGIRGSHIQTFNHHGAINIARTDKEITTDDVAQVIESTKAVPISTDREIIHVIPQDFVLDRQQGVPNPVGMEGSLLEVEVHIVTAGSSHLNNIWRSINNAGFGIREPVYGLLALGDVVVTQEEKDLGCLLIDLGGATTGIAVYSDGGVRFTKELALGTDSITNDLAHGLRTSFSQAKQVKEKYGTAIKSGSRKQVLVTGNGHEEGVDMEEEISYTSVDGRTERVIQRNTLFEFIAPRVEEIYTMVRNEIENSGLSEQVVSGGVIVTGGGSMMPGMVNAAEKILDLPSRQGLPQNIVGLSEITAHPSYATAAGLLAFHSMGDWPRGGRKGIRRSGGSIMGQIKNIFSDLF, via the coding sequence ATGTCAAAGGCAGAAATTTTAGCTGGTCTGGATATCGGAAGCGGTCAACTGGCCTGCACCATTGGACGTAGAATGCCTGACCAGGATCAGGTGGAAGTGATCGCCGCCACCCGGCAAAACTGTCGAGGCCTCAAAGGGGGAGTGGTCATCAACATAGACGAAACCGCCTTGGCCATCACCCATGTGGTGGAAGCGGCGGAGGAAATGGCCAAAGAAACCGTTCGAGATCTCATCGTGGGCATACGCGGGTCCCACATTCAAACCTTCAACCATCATGGCGCCATCAACATTGCGAGAACCGATAAAGAAATTACCACCGATGATGTGGCCCAAGTCATCGAATCCACAAAAGCCGTTCCCATCTCAACCGACAGAGAAATTATTCACGTCATTCCCCAAGATTTCGTACTCGACCGCCAACAAGGCGTGCCCAACCCCGTTGGCATGGAAGGTTCACTTTTGGAAGTGGAGGTTCATATTGTTACGGCTGGATCTTCTCACCTCAACAACATTTGGCGCTCCATCAACAACGCCGGCTTTGGTATCCGGGAACCGGTGTATGGACTTTTGGCTTTGGGGGATGTCGTGGTCACCCAGGAAGAAAAAGACTTGGGATGTCTTCTCATAGACTTGGGCGGTGCCACCACGGGGATCGCCGTTTATTCTGACGGGGGCGTTCGTTTCACCAAAGAACTCGCCCTTGGGACCGACTCCATTACCAATGATTTGGCTCATGGGCTTCGCACGTCTTTTTCCCAAGCCAAACAGGTGAAAGAGAAATACGGAACCGCCATCAAATCAGGCTCCCGCAAACAAGTACTGGTCACAGGAAATGGCCATGAAGAAGGCGTCGATATGGAGGAGGAAATCAGTTACACCTCCGTTGATGGTCGGACCGAACGGGTCATTCAAAGGAATACTCTTTTTGAATTTATCGCGCCACGCGTGGAAGAAATTTACACAATGGTTCGAAATGAGATTGAAAATTCGGGACTCTCTGAGCAAGTGGTTTCAGGAGGTGTCATTGTGACGGGAGGAGGCTCGATGATGCCAGGCATGGTCAATGCCGCGGAAAAAATTCTTGATCTTCCCTCTCGCCAAGGATTACCTCAAAATATAGTTGGGCTTTCTGAAATCACCGCGCACCCCAGCTATGCCACTGCGGCCGGCCTGCTGGCGTTTCATTCAATGGGGGATTGGCCACGCGGGGGCCGAAAAGGAATTCGACGTTCAGGCGGGTCCATTATGGGCCAAATCAAAAATATTTTTTCAGATCTTTTCTAA